Part of the Sulfitobacter pontiacus genome, TCCAGCATCGAGTTGCGCGATCGACGCGCGCAAGCGGGATGCGTTTTTCGGTGTGGACAAGAGGTGCAACGTCTCGTTGACGGCGTTCCAAGTGTCCAAGGACACGACCACAACGGACTCGCCCTTCTTGCGCGTCACGACAACTTCCTGCTTGTCGTGGATCGCTCGATCCATGACGCCCTTCAGTTGAGCTCGTGCGTCTGAGTAGGTCATAACATCCATCGCGACTCTCCTTGTTGTCGCAACCTTATATGTACAACACTAAGTACAAGTAAAGAGGTCGCGCCAAACAAAGGTTCACATTGATGCGAAGCTCACGCTTCCATGCGCGCTTTTGGTTAAAAGCTCGCATGAGGGTGAGAGCGGACGTTCATGGAGAGCGCAGCGAAATCCCGGTTCGAGCCCACTTTGACCGATGCTGCACGAAGCGCCAATGTCCGCTCTTTACAAAGCTCAGTTCCGCGAAAACTCCCGCACCAGTTCGTTTGTTTCTGAGCGAGAAGCCTGATGGCGGAAACGAAGCGCTGCCACATCTCTTGCAATTTCCATGTCGGCTACCGGAAGTGAGACGAGATTGTCATGGTCAGGGATCGACGTTTCGGGAAGGATAACGGCCCCCGAGCCTCGCCGCGCGAGCTCGACCAACCAGTCCACGCGGTTTGACCGGTATGCCGCATAGAGCGTATGACCATGGTCCGTGCACGCCCCATGCAATGCCTCTCGCATTTCACAATTTGGGCGATCCAACATGGTTGTATCTGCCAAATCAGCAAGCGATACGGCCGGCAACTCAGACAGGGGATGACCTTTCGCCACAACCACACGATAGGCCTCTTGATAGAGTGGGTCTATGCGATAAAGCTCCTCACTGACCTCTACTGTTGATATCACGAGATCAAATTCTCCCTCGCGAAGTCCCGCCAACAAAGTGTCGTTTGCGTCGACGATCAGTTCTATCTCGGCTTGCGGCACGCGTTGACGAAACCGTTCGACGGCCTCCGAGACTTTGGCATGGCCTATCGTTTCACCTATTCCGATGCTAATCGGGACTCTTTCTAGCCGCGTATGTCGGACAGCCTCGGCTTTTGCCTCCCTTGCCTCAGACTGCATACGTTCCAATCTTGGCTGCATAAGCTTACCAAGCGCTGTCAGGCGGCAGCCAGCACGATCTCGGATGAACAATGCATCGCCCAATTCGTCCTCAAGTTTTTTGATCGCCGCCGTAAGCGAGGGTTGCGATACGTTGGAAGCACTCGCGGCATGGGTGAAATTGCGATGCTCGCAAACCGCCAAAAAGTAGCGGACCTGATTCATTTCCATGACGTCCTCCTCATACGCAACCTCAACCGCGCATCAATCATAGTCAATGCCTATCGAAGTATAGGACTTCAAGATTGGAGTCATGAGGGTGGCACATGGGACAAGGGCTCATCGAAAAC contains:
- a CDS encoding type II toxin-antitoxin system Phd/YefM family antitoxin — protein: MDVMTYSDARAQLKGVMDRAIHDKQEVVVTRKKGESVVVVSLDTWNAVNETLHLLSTPKNASRLRASIAQLDAGTGEERELTE
- a CDS encoding LysR family transcriptional regulator, with product MEMNQVRYFLAVCEHRNFTHAASASNVSQPSLTAAIKKLEDELGDALFIRDRAGCRLTALGKLMQPRLERMQSEAREAKAEAVRHTRLERVPISIGIGETIGHAKVSEAVERFRQRVPQAEIELIVDANDTLLAGLREGEFDLVISTVEVSEELYRIDPLYQEAYRVVVAKGHPLSELPAVSLADLADTTMLDRPNCEMREALHGACTDHGHTLYAAYRSNRVDWLVELARRGSGAVILPETSIPDHDNLVSLPVADMEIARDVAALRFRHQASRSETNELVREFSRN